The genomic stretch ccccacagcactgtactcatccgctcaattgtatatattttcgttatcctatttattttgttaatgaattgtacatcgccttgattctatttagttgccatcggtttttacgagatgttcttccccttgacgctgtttagtgccatcgttcttgtctgtccgtctcccccgattagaccgtaagcccgtcaaacggcagggactgtctctgttgccgacttgttcatcccaagcgcttagtacagtgctctgcacatagtaagcgctcaataaatactattgaatgaatgaataagcgctcattaaatcccACCCAGGATGTCGATGATGATGACTGGGGCTCTGCTCCTTCCTTGGGCCTGGAAGAGAATCCAATGGGTGTGGCGATGAAGGCTAATTGCTGGGAAGGCTCCACGGAGCCTACGAGAGTGTGTCAAGGAAGGCTAATTGCCAGGTAGCGGGATCTACCTGGTGGCTGGGGCCCTATTGCTTCACCGTCCTGCACTGCACAATATTCTGGTGACTGGTCTTGGAGGTAAAAAGGTACATATCTTTGGTGGTGACCTGGGAGCTGGAGCCCCCCAAGACCGAGTTCTCGCAGGGATCCGGGCATATCCAGGAGTCACCCCCGGTGATGACAGTCTCTCCCATGGCTGCCAAGGAAACATGCACAGGTCTGTCTGGAGTTCTTGGAGCCTTGAAAGGTCATCGCGAACAACACCCTGGCTCGAAACCTGTCCCCACTATCCCCCTCAGCTCCTCCATCCCTCCAGAGACAGCCTCCTTCCAGCCCCTCGATCCCCACACCCCACCACGACCCTGCCGCCTCGCACCGTCTGTTTTCCCATACCAGATAGgactgggcggggggtgggacacCCCTCCAGGATCGGGATGGGAGCCGGCTGAGGGCAGGAGCGCAAAGGTCTCTCCTGGTTCAGGGGTTCCCGGGGTCCAGGAGTGAGCTTGGAGCTGCTCTTCAAGGGGTGTTTGACAGAGCAggtatgctgcttctgctgccctcCCTGAGCACCAAGTGGAGAGGACAGTGAGGAGAAaaattcttttattcattccatcgtatttattgagtgcttactgagtgcagaccactgtactaagcgctagggagagtacaatataaatggatacattccctgcccacagtgagtttacagtctagacggggagagaggaagagggagactgaAGGGGGTACTAGATTCCCCCCAATCCCAGGGTCTTGAGGGATGGTTCCGCTAGCTGATCCCATCTCTCCAATTCCTAggacctcctccctctgctcccagcaCCCACCTGCACTCCTCGCCCTCCAGCAGGGTCTGGTAGGTGGCAACCTCGATGTCCAGCCCCATCTTGACGTTCATCATCTCCTGGTAATCCCGGAGCAGTTGGGCCAGGTCCCGCTTGGCCGCACCAAGGGCGGCCTCCAGGTCAGTCAGCTTGGCCCGGGCATCCTTGAGGGCCAACTCCCCACACTGCTCCACCTCAGCAGTGGCGACCTGCAGGTTGGTGCACTGCCCGGACACAGGGACAGCGTGGAAGAGTTAAACCTGAACCAGAGGGGAGGTGGGCATGGACCCAGGCAGGACCGGTCTCCGGGGTGGGAGCGGGAGAAATATGACTGGCTCCGAGATGCCCTGACCCTCTGTGAAATCACACCAAGTGAGACCAATCCACAGAAGCCCCGGCTAATAGCAGGACGGCACCGTACCCCCTCTCCCGGCATTCCGGACCCCGATCCGAGACTGGGCAAAGATTTACGGAAGAACTGGAAACGTCCTACCctgcccaattaatcaatcaaatgtatgtactgagcacttattgtgcgcagagcattgtactaagcgcttgggagacacgttccctgcccacagctagcatggtgtagtggatacagcatgggcctaggagtcagaaggacacgggttctaatcctgactctgccacttatttgcagtgtggccttgggcaagtcacttcacttcactgtgcctcagttctctcatctgtaaaatggggattaagattgtgacccttatatgggacagggattgtgtccaacccgatttgcttatattcaccccagtgcttagtaaggtgactggcacataataatcatttaacaaatacggctattattgttgttaatattatAATTACAGTCTGGTCAAGCCATAAATTGGACCTGAATGACTGTTATGCAAATCACATGTAAATGAGCATCCCACCGCATACCAGCTTCTTGACGACTTCGATCTCTTGCTGCAGTCTCTGGATGACGCAGGTGAGCTCGGAGATCTGGGCCTCTGTCTCCTGAATGCTGTCTCCTTGCAGGGTCAAATCCTTCTTCAGATAATTATACTGGTAATGGGAGAAGTGAGGGAGACCCCAAGTCCCCCACCGCAATATCACCCTCAAAGTCCTGGCATCCAGCTCCCCTTGCCAAGACGAGTCCCAAATCCCACCCAGCACTTTAGAGTTTagactctggctctgccacttgcctgctgtgtgaccttgggcaagttccttaacgtctctttgcctcagtttcccaatctgtaaaatggagttcgaATACCTagtctctttcctacttagattgtgatccccatgtgggacagggactgcatctgacctgattatcttgaataacAATTGtagatttttttaagtgcttactatgtgccacgcactgtactgagcgctggggtggatacaagtaaactgggttggatacgggccctgtcccacaaggagctcacaagtctctaccccagcaattaagaTAGTGTTTAGCACCTAGTGAgtacctaaaaaataccattattatgtggtTGGGTGAAGAAGAGTGCGGAGGGCAGACCAGGTTGGGGGAAACGCCTGGAAGCGGGAGGTCAGAGCCCGAGGAGTCagtgggggttggaggtggaaTGAGAAGGTCTGTCTGGCttcaagtgaataataataataatgacgtgatagttgttaagtgtttactatgtaccaagcactatattaagcgccggggtaaatataagctaatcaggtcccacagaaggcttacagactaagtaggagggagaacaagtactgaatccccaatttgcagatgaggtaactgaggtccatagaagtgaaatgagttacccgagttctcacagcagacaagtggcagagaacacaggacctctgactcccaggcccaggctctttccacggatctTCTAACACGTAGGTGCAGGTCAGCTCTCCAACCTGTGCTTGGGGGGTGTTCGGgcacagaggaaggaagagaggggcaggACTAGacgcctctctccccgccccgtggGGCCCAGGCCGGCTCGCTCACCCTCATCTTGTACCAGCTCTCGgcctcctcccggctctgcctgacGATGGCCTCGTACTGGGCTTTGACATCTGCGATGATGCCATCCGGGTCCAGGCAGCGGCTGTTATCCATCGACAGGATTACTGCCGTGTCGCCAATGCGCTTCTGCACCTGGGCCAGCTCCTGTCGAGACCACAGCCTCTGTTAGATCGGGACCCTCGCTCCTGctgtcccccccccaacccctcccctcctaAGCCCCTCTGCTCAGACTCACTAGAGCCAGAGGGGTTGGGACTGCCCGGACGGGcaccagatggaggaggatgggagccGGGGGgcacaggagggaggggggcaaggatGGTAAActcatgtgggtagggaatgtatataccaactctgttgcactctcctaactgcttagtgcagggctctgcacacggtaagcactcagtaaataccactgatagagaaCTGTGcggcttgtggaaagaacatgggcttggaaactaggggttctgggttctaatcccaactctgccctttgcctgctggctgaccttggacaagtcagttagcaTCGCCggatctcagtgtcctcatctgtaaaatgggaattcagtacatgttctccttcccccttagagctTGAACCcctgtggcacaggaactgtgtctgatctgaatttgttgtatccaccccagctcttagcccaAATATCAAATactgtggggggttgggggagagggagcaggggctgAGGTCATcgaggggagagggccggggaaaTGAAGATTACACGAAGATTACATGTAAATGAGCATGCCCATCCTCACCTCCTTGTACAGCTCCTGCACGAAGTTGATCTCGTCCTTAAGGGTTGtcgcctgggcctccagctccgcTTTATTCACGTAAGCCAGGTCTGCTTTCTAGGGAAGGGGGCAAGCCTCAAGAGTCTCTGAACTCACAGGCACAGATACTCGCCCACCGGAACCCCTGGAGCCCCTATCCGACCTCCGTGGTCCGTGCGGGGTAGGGGAAAGGTACTCTGCCTCATCCATCATGCCCTCTGCCGTGGCT from Ornithorhynchus anatinus isolate Pmale09 chromosome 10, mOrnAna1.pri.v4, whole genome shotgun sequence encodes the following:
- the LOC100084867 gene encoding keratin, type II cytoskeletal 75-like, whose product is MLPLYVCTPPPQHPQTYIYTNTQLQAGTQVRRRGGARDLLLAKPEFAACSFSRRSVLCTVPGTWYEAELLKRGTAENDFVALKKKADLAYVNKAELEAQATTLKDEINFVQELYKEELAQVQKRIGDTAVILSMDNSRCLDPDGIIADVKAQYEAIVRQSREEAESWYKMRYNYLKKDLTLQGDSIQETEAQISELTCVIQRLQQEIEVVKKLVCGGMLIYILGSGSGMPGEGCTNLQVATAEVEQCGELALKDARAKLTDLEAALGAAKRDLAQLLRDYQEMMNVKMGLDIEVATYQTLLEGEECRWVLGAEGGGPRNWRDGIS